The DNA sequence atatatatatatatatatatatcggttcagttcggtttccgagcctcaaaaaccgaaaccgaaccggtcagattcggtttttttttcggttcggttttcggttttttaaaCCCACCCCTACATCCACCTGTGACATGCACATGAACTTCAAAAATAAGCCATCAAACTCTTTCTTTTAAAGCTGCAATCCGTCCTTTGCCGCAAGGGACTTTAAGGGGATGATAGGAGAGAGAATCCAAGTCGTCGTTACATTCAAAAACTCTAATTAACGAATTTTAAATTCAATGACGAATTCTAAAATAATGTCCAAGTTCAGGAACCAAGTATATATTTTActctaatttttaaatttaccCGAAATTAGAGTGAACAATTTCATCTCTCTATTTCCTAATACTTATACATTTCATCTGTGATAACAAGTCACTGGATGAGGACTAAAATGGAAAATTATATCTTGCTAACAACATTTTAATTGCTACAAACTATCTACTTCTAATTATCACcgtgtaacaacccgtcccgatTTTATCGGAACGAAAGGAGTATTTTCGTGAAATTTGCATCTTGGCCTagatctttttcttttaaaattgtttttgcgTGTTAAATGGTGTGCCCAAGCGGTCCACCTGTGATCCTTGTCCCCCCGGCCCCTCTCCCCTATTTTCTTTTTGGACCCGTGAGTCCCCACTCtccttcctttttatttttctgaaaaagctttctttctctctcgaAACTCCTTCTCGGCTCTTTGGATCTCAACCTCATTCGAGGGCTTTTCTCACCAACAAACAACACCACAACAACATCAACATCTCCATTAACACCCTAGTGAGCTTATAATCGAAAGAGAACACCCCGAACCCCTTCCTTCCTCTCGGCCTACACTATTCACCGAAGTTCTCCGGCTAGTTTTCTCCTCCTCCGGCGAAGGTAAGCCTTGAACCTCGTCCAATAGTTGTAGATCATGTCTTAGTGTAtgtttggaagtggttttaAGAAGTTTTATTGATGTTTGGACGTAGGAACCTCACGGGGGAAATCTTCCCCAGTTTTGGTCAgcgtgcaaggtatcaatctcttcatctcgctgagtactacaactttcctttttgtttcaccgaATGAGTCACAATAATATCACCATATTTGCTCCATGCACTGCCTTCCACCGAATTTACAGAactttttccttattttgtCTTGTAATTCAGTGAAAACCAATCACCATCAAATCTCGTTGCCTATCTGTCCCAAGAAAGAATGTAGCATGGCGCCGAATGGCCACCAGGAAGTGGCCTACATGTTAACACTTCCTAACCTTATCGAAGCTATTTAAATATCCTGACTCTTGGATTTGACAGCCGAACTTCCAATATAAAACCCCATGGCCGACTCTtatacacacacagacacacacacacacacatactttGATAGTCCTCCAATCCcccacttttcttttcttttggacaaaGGAAAGTGAGGAAACCGCTTTATTGAAAAAGTGTGCAACCACCGGTCCCAACTTCTGTCAAGGTGGAAAATCTAAGCAGGAGAATTCGCCACTTATCCCTTGCATGCACATGCATACATGTATGCATTCTATTtaatgtagaaaatgagagagctGTCGCATCTCTCAACTACCGAGGTCGAGAAAAATGGCAGCTCGGCCTATCACCAATCAAGGTCAACGATTGGAGCAAATAATGGTCACCAACGACTAATAATGTTGCCCCCTTGTTTTCTTATGCATTGGCCTAAAAGGCcaaatggttaagaaaataatgtactctttttcttttcttttttttaacaaaaggaaATGAAAACGGCTAAGTCATAATTAGGAGGATCTTGTCTTGAATGATCAATGAATGATTCAATGCCGCATTAAGGgctatgtttttcttttgggtttttttttctgtttttcttttggttccaAGTTTTTTATTGATTGTTATATGTGAAACAGGAATTTAAGGGCTATGTTTTCAAGAGATCATGGGAGGTTGCGACAAGCAAGGTTTCCCCATGAAGCAGGGAGTGTTGACCTCTGGCCATGTTCGCCTCTTGCCCCACAGAGGTTGTTTTAAACTTATGCATTTATATCAGTATATTAGTTAGATATGAATAATATGAATTCTCTCTATGAATAGATGACTCCTTAATTGTGTTTCCTCTTTATGAATATATATGAAGTTAGTCCTACGCttaaggagaaaagaaaattttcgaTTACATTTTGTACTGTCCCAGTCCTACTTTATTAATGGAATCCTTGTAACGGGAATACACGTCCTTTTCTTTTGATGTTGTTGGCTACCTTGTGTATATAACGTTTGCAAATTGACACTATGAGGTATTTCACCAACAAGAAGGGAGCAACCACAACCATCAACAAGATCAAGGGGCCGAAGAGGCCAACAATCTTCATAAACTTTAAACttttcattttgcttttggtttgtaacgtaatttattttgaaactttggtttgtaactaatttttttgcttttgggtttgttacttcatttattttgaaaccttggcttgtaattaatttttttacttttggatttgtaacttaatttatttttgttgcatgCATGTGTAATAGAATAGGCAAATCAAATTGGCTATTGTGAGTAGGGGATATATGCAAtgattttggtttgattttatttCTACAGAATAACTTGATCACTTCATTCATGCTTGGGAACTATAGATATGCAGAGTGGCTGCACACTGCACAGCAGCACAGACAAGTTATTATAGCCCAAAAACTGAAAAGCCCaaaattatttcgggattcccgaaaatttggtttaggATCAGTCTTGAAATTAGGAATCctgaaaatttcggtttgggaatcgggacaacGTTTTTGGTTCGGTATCCCATATCGAACCAGCCCTAGCCGCATAGGATGTTCCTTGGCCCACTATATAAGACCTTGATATAAACAAGCCTAGTGTGAATTGATCTACTCggtgtcccactgggcgtgccacaTGGGATGTTCCTCGGCCCCCTTTATTTTCTTAAGCATCGGCTGAGCAgccgaatggttaagaaaatatatatttttttttagcaaacgaaaataaaagtgGCCAAACCATGAGGAGGAGGCCAATGATGCTTTATTACAAGCCGAAATctttttatatcaaaattttcactttGAGTTTTTCCAAGGCCGAATAGAAGATCATCTTCAAATATGTTCGACTAGACAAAAGATTTTTTATCATCGGGCGTCGAATgtgttgaacaattattatGCCCCCCAGGCACAATAATTTCGTTAATTTCGGCTTTTAACTCAAATAACTTAGTCGAACATGATTTCTCCATATCGGCTTTATCACAATAATCATATCGATTGGCGTGGTTTTTCTGACTAGGCCTATGTCTCCAATGaccatatcaattgatgtgGTTTTTTCATCTAAAACCGTGTATCGGTCCTGTTCGTCATTGGAACACTCATCTGACGAATCATTTTTTGAGTCGATTTTTGGCTCAGAAACTTGAACTTTTTCTTCTAGGCCACCACACTTTCAGTTTCGACCGAGACAACAGGTGGCCTAGGTATTTCTTCAGCCGTCTTGACAATTTTCCTAGGCAGAATTTTGATTGTGGCCGGAGCAGAAAATTGCTCCCATCTTCTATGCCACTTCTCAAACAGTTTTGCTCTCTCCTTGTGGcaattttccaattgctttagGAGCTCGTACAATTGGCTACGTGGAGCCGAATTGACgtcttgatatatcatatgaacttcACAGTTTTAGCACAAGGGTCCCACtagcgtgccaaaatgttgaccctaaaaactatcaagcctacgtggcgcgcagaccgagtaattaataagctaactgcGTCCTTCGATTGTgtgcagggcgtgccaactcgtcggccgagctcgacctaggagtaaaatgtgttgacgTCGCGTTGAGTGCACtgttgacttcttgatcttgcgactgcggccaaGGAAAGAACATGTCTCGGCCTTCGAGTtctagagcctaaagacaagactgctagttctacgaagttcaatatcaaattcgactTTCAATGTGGCGAATGTAataacctgtaacacctcagTACGCCGAGaaagctaatgagatgacctctaccaataaggattcgaaaatccctctcgaccgagacttagatagataattAGTCAGCCTCGACACAGTattatttatctaaactgaagctGCTTCGTCaacggctgattctacagcaacagtgctgtttatctaaacCGAAGGtgtcaccggttgccttcacagtactgtttatccaaactgaagatgtgttggtggaaaatctcaaggttgttgagagatTTCGCGTAGCGCGAGAGCTTGCGCAaggcagtttgtgtgttgaattggagggggccTTAATATTGTTTGCGACTCTGTATTTATAGTGGCTGTATTTTGCTTAGCACAACCTGATAACTTTGTAAAGTCCAATCGCCTCTCTAACTTTGTAGAATATCACCTGCTACGTTGACTCTGAACCATTAGATTGTGTGGAACCGCCTTAGCCATCCAATATCCCCCAATTTTCCTTGAAAAGATAAAGATATCTTTCCACATGCATGGCCTGACCAAACTAATGCGACTTATTCCAACTAAAACTTCTCTTTTCCACCATGTCGGTCCAGGTACAACCATACATGCATAATAAATTACCTTTAATCGCAATATAATCTGATACTTTAAAGACCACCTTCCATCAAACTTATCATTTGACAGACTTCATGAGAAGACAAACGCATATGCCATCCAACTTTTGCACGGCATCAATCAAACACCCATTCAATCTCATATGTACCTCTTTGTTCTCTTATCTGACCAACATTTAATTTGCACGCAAATTGTTGTTTAACCAGATAAGAGTCCCAAAGCTTGAGATATAGTTTGCAACTCATCTATCTTGTATCAAGATAATTCACCATCAaaagataatatcatgattaaaaCCATAATATATCCTTCAATAATAATTATCTTAACTATTCTGCCATCCAACGGTTGAGAGCTATGTTCATCAACGGCCTTGATTGCACGAACTAATAGTGTAAAATCGGGTCTAAACAGGTTCAAATACGAAAAACAGAATACAACGATTAAAAGTTCCGTTTCTGTTCCTAGAAAGGTAATTTCGGCGTCATAGTTACAGCAAATATACCCAAAAGATCAAAGAGCTTCCATCTTTACCGGGATTAAACAAAATCGAACGCTTGAGTTGATCTAATACATACAAATGCTTATAAATTACTAAGTACCACTTGAATTGGAACAACAATATTTATCCGACTTAGCATGCACGCATGCATATCGAACGGTTTATTCGGATGTGCTAGTACTTATGGCATTGCTAGCTAAGTCATGAAACAGAAGttagaaataacaaaacaatcGAAAAGATTAGTCCCTCACCAGGAAGCAGAGTGTCTCTAGCCCTAATTGCCATCTTCCTCCAAAAATCTCCAGCAGCACTCCTGTACAAATTTAGCTCTTCGATGATTTTATCTTGGACATTTGTATCAGGAACCAAtctctcgatgcaatcaaacgtACCCGAGACAATATCACTATGCATATCTCCTTCGATACTGTAAATATTTTGGGGTTAAGGTAGAAGCCTGCAGCATGAAGAGGAGAATGCCACAGCTGTTCCCATCGTTGATCTATGATATTCCAGTATACCATGTACTCCTCCCTCTTAATGAGTTCTTTCTTAATTGTTTCTTTTGCCCAATACATTCCAGCATACACGTATCCCATTGCAGGCCTCTTCTCACTACCAACCATTCTCAAAACTCGCAAGAGAGGATCTGTCCGACGAACAATCAACATGCATGAGGACCAAAATGACTGATTACTAATAAGAGACGTGCGTCACGCCGCCTCTAATTCATGGTACGCttctttgtgtttttgtgtgAAAATGATTGTTAAGGTCTTACCTAGGGTTTACTCTACAAAGTACAAAGAGAATTATCACTTCACCAATAACTGAACGGTTTTAAAAAATGCAGCTCTAATCATTTTGTAAGATAAATGATGTGATTGAAGATAATTGAATTAGtacttaaatgttaattaacatacttatttattatttatgacacagcatttaatttacaaatttaattaaaattttgatctcttgTTACTTTCACATTTTCTGatgtaaaaatttgatctcaaGTCTATTAATTTAATTCAAACCATTTTCTACGATGATTGACGAGGTGAGGTGATAGCCCACCATTGGGTCCTCCATCACAAATTCAATCCAGTCCTCTACTCCAGAGGTTGATTCTCTCATCACTTAagctctctcttttttctttctcttctactTGAATGGTTATGGTTAAGTtatattaacattttatattaattttttttattaaaacactAAGATAAAAAACGAAGTTTGAGAGAAGATAAGAAAAGATGATGAGAATAAAAGACGAGAATCCCACTCCGCACTAGCACGAACCCAATGACCCGCCTCAAAATAAGAACTGTTGGCCCACCGACTGTTTTATTCCGCAAACCCAATTGAGCCGCCCCCAGGTGCCGTTAAAAATACGTCACGAACAAAACGAAAAACTGTTATTTCTACACATTGGATTGGGAAATGTGGAAATAACCAAGATCCAAAActctaaaagtaaaaaaaagcataaaaaatataaaaaaaaaaaagaatataaaaatgaaaagtgttattggtacttcaaaaatctcattctgcattcctcataagtgtatttttctttctaaatataaaaaatttagaatgtaTAATGAGAAATTTGAAATGCCAATAATAATTCTCATAAAAATTTCCATCTGCATATGTAAATTTTACAATTACTAATTTACTGGGTACGGAGAGAACATCCCAGGAGCTCacagttttatatttttaacaaaGATATTTTTTCCTTAGAGATTTTGaacagttttatatttttaacaaaGATATTATACACCAAAGGGAAAGTGGTTAGGTTAACCTTGACAATTAGTTAAcaataatatagtttaaattTATCTCTGAAGAGAATCGAAcgtaagacctctcatttacaaatgaagggaaataccactagactgtagtattaAGTACTTGACACTATACGTTAATATACTGAACTCCATTATCATGTGCTTaataagagatttttcaatatgattgATAAACGAGTACACCACATGTAATTaatgatgatatatatatatatatgtgtgttaaaaagttaataacttaaaaaataaaaaatttcaccgaTCTTATTAAAATACATGATGTACCACTTGTGTACCTACCACAGTTAAAAATTTCTCGTGCTTAATAAAGACCCAGCAAGGACTCGACCTTGACTGCCTATGGCATACCAAATGTTCATTCTTTACtgggttttcctcctcttcctcgCAAACCCAGCAAAAACCCAGCTCGACCAAGAGCTCTACTTCAACAACTTCTATGACGTAGCCCACAGCAGCAACTTGAGCTTAAACGGCGTCGCAGCAATCACGTCCAACGGCATGCTCAAGCTCACAGACGACACTCCCAGAGTCCTCGGCCACGCCTTCTACTCCGCCccagtccgattcaaaatcccCACCGACGGCAAAGCCTTTTCCTTCTCCACCTCCTTCGTCTTCACCATCGTCCCGGAGTACCCAAAGCTCGGCGGCCACGGCCTTGCCTTCATAATCTCGCCTTCGAAATCGCTCCCGGGATCCCTTCCCAGCCAGTACCTCGGCATCCTCAACGCCACCGTCGCCGGCAACTTCTCCAACCACATCTTTGCCGTCGAATTCGACACAGTCCAAGACTTCGAATTCGGGGACATCAACGACAACCATGTCGGAATCGATATCAACAGCCTGGTTTCCAACAAATCGACCCCAGCTGGGTTTTTCAGCGGTGGAAATTCGACGAAGGAGAACCTCAAGCTCAAGAGTGGGCTGCCGATCCAGGCCTGGGTCGACTACGATTCGGTGAAAAATCAAGTCACTGTCATGCTTTCACCCGATTCGATCAAACCCAAATCCCCGATTTTAACATTCGATGTCGATCTTTCTCcaattttgaaagattttatgTACGTTGGGTTCTCTGCTTCGACGGGGTTGCTCGCCAGCTCCCACTACGTCTCCGGTTGGAGCTTTAAGATGAACGGAGAAGCCAAATCTCTGGATTTAGAAGCTCTGCCTAAACTTCCCGGCCCGAAAAAGAAGCATTCATCAGCGTTGATCGTTGGCGTTTCTCTTTctgttcttgttttctttatCTTGGCCGCCGGATTGGGCTTCTACATTGTTCACAGGATCAAGAACGCCGAGGTGATCGAGCCGTGGGAGCTCGACATTGGGCCTCATAGATTCAGATACAATGAGCTGAAGCAGGCCACCAGAGGGTTCAGGGATAAAGAGGTGATCGGGTTTGGTGGATTTGGTAAGGTTTACAAAGGGACACTGCGGAATTCGGAAACGCAAGTGGCGGTTAAGCGAATTTCGCACGAGTCGAGGCAGGGTCTGCAGGAATTCGTGTCGGAAATTGCTACCATTGGCCGTCTCAGGCA is a window from the Pyrus communis chromosome 16, drPyrComm1.1, whole genome shotgun sequence genome containing:
- the LOC137720118 gene encoding L-type lectin-domain containing receptor kinase S.4-like, yielding MAYQMFILYWVFLLFLANPAKTQLDQELYFNNFYDVAHSSNLSLNGVAAITSNGMLKLTDDTPRVLGHAFYSAPVRFKIPTDGKAFSFSTSFVFTIVPEYPKLGGHGLAFIISPSKSLPGSLPSQYLGILNATVAGNFSNHIFAVEFDTVQDFEFGDINDNHVGIDINSLVSNKSTPAGFFSGGNSTKENLKLKSGLPIQAWVDYDSVKNQVTVMLSPDSIKPKSPILTFDVDLSPILKDFMYVGFSASTGLLASSHYVSGWSFKMNGEAKSLDLEALPKLPGPKKKHSSALIVGVSLSVLVFFILAAGLGFYIVHRIKNAEVIEPWELDIGPHRFRYNELKQATRGFRDKEVIGFGGFGKVYKGTLRNSETQVAVKRISHESRQGLQEFVSEIATIGRLRHRNLVQLLGWCRRRGDLLLVYDFMPNGSLDKYLFEKPKAILSWEQRFKIAQNVASGLLYLHEGWEQTVIHRDIKAGNVLLDSEMNGRLGDFGLAKLYEHGANPTTTRVVGTLGYLAPELTRTGKPTPSSDVFALGALLLELVCGRRPIEQKALPEEVILVDWVWEKWKAGAILEVVDPRLGDEFDDLEAVVVLKLGLMCSNNTPKARPTMRQVVRYLEGEAALPDTVASPGAYDGKKGVEFEDYVHSYPTSSGFVKASDWSCDDADVDFDGCSGSPPLVSGSRGGGSDRYPS